From the Panthera leo isolate Ple1 chromosome C1, P.leo_Ple1_pat1.1, whole genome shotgun sequence genome, one window contains:
- the SASS6 gene encoding spindle assembly abnormal protein 6 homolog isoform X1, which yields MSQVLFQELVPLQVKCKDCEERRVSVRVSIELQSVSNPVHRKDLVIRLTDDTDPFFLYNLVISEEDFQSLKFQQGLLVDFLAFPQKFIDLLQQCTQEHAKEIPRFLLQLVSPAPILDNSPAFLNVVETNPFKHLTHLSLKLLPGNDVEIKKFLASCLKSSKEEKLSLMQSLDDVTRQLNFTQKTLSEKVQELDKLQNEWASHTAALSNKHSQELTNEKEKALQAQVQCQQQHEQQKKDLEILHQRNIQQLQNKLSELEAANKDLMERKYKGDSTIRELKTKLSGVEEELQRAKQEVLSLRRENSTLDAECHEKEKHINQLQTKVAVLEQEIKDKDQLVLRTKEAFDTIQEQKVALEENGEKNQVQLGKLEATIKSLSAELLKANEIIKKLQGDLKTLMGKLKLKNTVTIQQEKLLAEKEEKLQKEQKELQDVGQSLRIKEQEVCKLQEQLEATVQKLEESKQLLKNNEKLITWLNKELNENQLVRKQDVLGPSTTPPVHSSSNAIRSGISPNSNVVDGRLTYPACGIGYPVSSAFAFQNTFPHPISAKNNIHPVSGPKVQFNLQFTKPNTSLGDVQTGTTISMPCSTDKENGANLGLESKYLKKREDSIPLRGLSQNLFSNPDHQKDGTFGAVQTSSKPPVLPSAPSAYFPGQLANS from the exons GATTTAGTTATTCGTCTGACTGATGATACCGATCCATTTTTTCTGTATAACCTTGTTATATCTGAGGAAGATTTTCAGAg TTTAAAATTCCAACAAGGCCTTCTGGTAGACTTCTTAGCTTTCCCACAAAAATTTATAGATCTTCTTCAGCAATGTACTCAAGAACATGCCAAAGAAATTCCAAG gtTTTTGCTGCAGTTAGTTTCTCCAGCACCTATTTTGGATAACTCACCTGCCTTTTTAAATGTGGTAGAGACAAATCCTTTTAAGCATCTTACACACCTCTCACTAAAACTTTTACCTGGAAATGATGTGGAAATAAAGAAGTTTTTAGCCAGCTGTTTGAAAAGTAGCAAG gaagaaaaattatCACTGATGCAATCACTAGATGATGTTACTAGGCAACTGAATTTCACACAAAAG ACCTTATCAGAAAAAGTGCAAGAATTAGATAAGTTACAGAATGAATGGGCATCACACACAGCTGCATTGTCAAATAAACATTCCCAGGAActaacaaatgagaaagaaaaggccTTGCAG gCACAGGTACAATGTCAACAGCAGCATGAACAAcagaaaaaagatttagaaatccTCCATCAACGAAACATCCAGCAGCTACAAAACAAATTATCTGAGTTAGAAGCGGCTAATAAGGAcctaatggaaagaaaatataaaggagacTCTACCAtcagagaactgaaaacaaaactctCTGGTGTTGAAGAG gaGCTCCAGCGGGCTAAGCAAGAAGTCCTCTCTTTGCGAAGAGAAAATTCTACCCTAGATGCTGAatgccatgaaaaagaaaagcatattaatCAGCTACAAACAAAAGTGGCTGTTTTAGAACAGGAAATCAAGGATAAGGACCAGCTTGTTTTAAGAACAAAAGAAGCATTTGATACAATCCAGGAACAAAAG gTGGCTTTAGAAGAAAATGGTGAGAAAAATCAGGTACAACTAGGAAAACTTGAAGCTACAATAAAATCATTATCAGCGGAACTTCTTAAG GCAAATGAAATTATCAAGAAGTTGCAGGGGGATCTGAAAACTTTAATGGGTAAATTGAAACTGAAGAATACAGTAACTATTCAGCAAGAGAAACTCTTagctgagaaggaagaaaaattacaaaaggaacaaaaggaattACAAGATGTTGGACAGTCTCTCCGAATTAAAGAGCAAGAG GTATGCAAATTACAAGAACAATTAGAAGCTACAGTCCAAAAACTTGAAGAAAGCAAACAGcttctaaaaaataatgaaaagt taatcacaTGGTTaaataaagaactaaatgaaaatcaGCTAGTGAGAAAGCAAGATGTATTGGGACCGTCCACCACTCCGCCTGTACATTCGAGCAGCAACGCAATCAGAAGTGGGATTTCTCCTAATTCTAATGTG gttgatGGTAGACTTACTTACCCAGCCTGTGGGATTGGTTACCCTGTCTCCTCTGCATTTGCATTCCAGAATACCTTTCCTCATCCTATATCTGCCAAAAATAACATCCATCCAGTTTCAGGACCAAAG GTTCAGTTTAACTTGCAGTTTACAAAACCAAATACGTCACTAGGAGATGTTCAAACAGGAACAACTATTAGTATGCCTTGCTCAACTGATAAGGAAAA TGGTGCAAATTTAGGGCTGGAATCCAAATatctgaagaaaagggaagataGCATTCCTTTACGCGGACTCAGCCAAAATCTTTTCAGTAATCCAG ACCATCAGAAAGATGGCACTTTCGGAGCAGTACAGACATCTTCAAAGCCCCCTGTGCTCCCTTCTGCACCGTCAGCCTATTTCCCTGGGCAGTTAGCGAACAGTTGA
- the SASS6 gene encoding spindle assembly abnormal protein 6 homolog isoform X2 — MQSLDDVTRQLNFTQKTLSEKVQELDKLQNEWASHTAALSNKHSQELTNEKEKALQAQVQCQQQHEQQKKDLEILHQRNIQQLQNKLSELEAANKDLMERKYKGDSTIRELKTKLSGVEEELQRAKQEVLSLRRENSTLDAECHEKEKHINQLQTKVAVLEQEIKDKDQLVLRTKEAFDTIQEQKVALEENGEKNQVQLGKLEATIKSLSAELLKANEIIKKLQGDLKTLMGKLKLKNTVTIQQEKLLAEKEEKLQKEQKELQDVGQSLRIKEQEVCKLQEQLEATVQKLEESKQLLKNNEKLITWLNKELNENQLVRKQDVLGPSTTPPVHSSSNAIRSGISPNSNVVDGRLTYPACGIGYPVSSAFAFQNTFPHPISAKNNIHPVSGPKVQFNLQFTKPNTSLGDVQTGTTISMPCSTDKENGANLGLESKYLKKREDSIPLRGLSQNLFSNPDHQKDGTFGAVQTSSKPPVLPSAPSAYFPGQLANS, encoded by the exons ATGCAATCACTAGATGATGTTACTAGGCAACTGAATTTCACACAAAAG ACCTTATCAGAAAAAGTGCAAGAATTAGATAAGTTACAGAATGAATGGGCATCACACACAGCTGCATTGTCAAATAAACATTCCCAGGAActaacaaatgagaaagaaaaggccTTGCAG gCACAGGTACAATGTCAACAGCAGCATGAACAAcagaaaaaagatttagaaatccTCCATCAACGAAACATCCAGCAGCTACAAAACAAATTATCTGAGTTAGAAGCGGCTAATAAGGAcctaatggaaagaaaatataaaggagacTCTACCAtcagagaactgaaaacaaaactctCTGGTGTTGAAGAG gaGCTCCAGCGGGCTAAGCAAGAAGTCCTCTCTTTGCGAAGAGAAAATTCTACCCTAGATGCTGAatgccatgaaaaagaaaagcatattaatCAGCTACAAACAAAAGTGGCTGTTTTAGAACAGGAAATCAAGGATAAGGACCAGCTTGTTTTAAGAACAAAAGAAGCATTTGATACAATCCAGGAACAAAAG gTGGCTTTAGAAGAAAATGGTGAGAAAAATCAGGTACAACTAGGAAAACTTGAAGCTACAATAAAATCATTATCAGCGGAACTTCTTAAG GCAAATGAAATTATCAAGAAGTTGCAGGGGGATCTGAAAACTTTAATGGGTAAATTGAAACTGAAGAATACAGTAACTATTCAGCAAGAGAAACTCTTagctgagaaggaagaaaaattacaaaaggaacaaaaggaattACAAGATGTTGGACAGTCTCTCCGAATTAAAGAGCAAGAG GTATGCAAATTACAAGAACAATTAGAAGCTACAGTCCAAAAACTTGAAGAAAGCAAACAGcttctaaaaaataatgaaaagt taatcacaTGGTTaaataaagaactaaatgaaaatcaGCTAGTGAGAAAGCAAGATGTATTGGGACCGTCCACCACTCCGCCTGTACATTCGAGCAGCAACGCAATCAGAAGTGGGATTTCTCCTAATTCTAATGTG gttgatGGTAGACTTACTTACCCAGCCTGTGGGATTGGTTACCCTGTCTCCTCTGCATTTGCATTCCAGAATACCTTTCCTCATCCTATATCTGCCAAAAATAACATCCATCCAGTTTCAGGACCAAAG GTTCAGTTTAACTTGCAGTTTACAAAACCAAATACGTCACTAGGAGATGTTCAAACAGGAACAACTATTAGTATGCCTTGCTCAACTGATAAGGAAAA TGGTGCAAATTTAGGGCTGGAATCCAAATatctgaagaaaagggaagataGCATTCCTTTACGCGGACTCAGCCAAAATCTTTTCAGTAATCCAG ACCATCAGAAAGATGGCACTTTCGGAGCAGTACAGACATCTTCAAAGCCCCCTGTGCTCCCTTCTGCACCGTCAGCCTATTTCCCTGGGCAGTTAGCGAACAGTTGA